The genomic DNA CTTGAAGTCTCAAGGGGGAGAGATGTTTTGCAAGaaaggtttttgggtttgtttttttctgggttttggttttgggttttttttgggggggagggggaggtgggggtggtttggttttgttttgttttttaatattcctgtCTGGATTGTAACAACACATCAGATTATTTCTTCAGTTATAGTTTAACTCGAGAAAGGGCCCCtgtttgtgtatatttttattttttatcacaaAGCTCTCTACTTGCAACGAGGACATTGCACCATTCCAGAAATGGTTAAAAGAAATCTGTCAGTTCTAAACTgttatgaaatatttcatttttttttcaaggttagTAGCAAAGATGAGGACTTTCTGGATCTATCGGTTGATGTGGAACAAAATACATCAATAACACACTGTCTAaggtaaatgaaaatatttgggaaTGGAAAAAATACCTCCCATTGGTCAGAAGGAAAGAGCGTAGCTTAGTTGCTCTATTTTGCAATAGTTTTAGGCTTTGACTTATTGTAAAATACATTCTGTTCAGAGTGCTGTTTGCTTTATCTTTCTTGTGGATTTTTGAAGCTGTTAGTTTCTTAGTGGTTTTTAGTAGTTAATGAATACGATGATTTCATAGTGGTACGTAAGATtgattttcactttcttttatgGGGATTTTAATTTGTTACAACATAGGTTTTATCAAAACTGAACATGGTATGTTTGGTTTCATAATAAAtccttgtttattttaatattgttgttGCATTTCAGTTGTCTGGTCCTGATGTTTGTGGTctgatgtggtttttttgctgATGAAAATTTGCTCTATGTATTTGACTGCTAGATCCAAGGCTTATCAGCTGCTAGGATACTGCAAGTTGCATAGAGCATCTGGCTTTTTAATAGCTGATAATGGATGTATAATTGCTAGGAGCTGAAAGATAATCCAGACTTTGGTGAGTCAATGGCTAATAGCTATAGGTCTTAACATTTAACGTCTGCCACCAAAGAAAACATAGAGTGGCTACCTCTGGAAACAAAACACAGTCACCTTATTGCTGTTTACTACCTATCATGTTTGACTCCTGCCCAGAAAGTATGCAGTTAATACTTAATTTCCAGATTTTTCCAGCAGAGCATTGATACTACATCCCAAGACTGGGACAAATACACCTAAAATGTGTTTGGGAGGTATGAGTGATGTGAATAAGAGGGATTTCATCTTCCTTGTGTACTCTGCGTTTTTTCAGCGTTATTAGCAGTACCTTTTAACTGGATATCCCTGCTTATCTgacttttccttcatttctacCCACAGAGGATTTAGTAATACTGAAACTCTATGCAGTGAATATAAATACTATTGTGAGCAGTGCCGCAGTAAACAGGAAGCACAGAAGAGGTAAGGTTCAAATATTCAGGCTAATGTAAATGTTCTCTTAAAATAGGCAGCTGTTGGAAAAATATGCCTTGTGaattcagtaaaaagaaaatataagactGTTTAGGTCTGTGTTTGGTGGGGAAGGGAGTAAGGAAAAGTGGAGAGACCAAGTAACTTTGTGGCAACCTTATCAGAGAGAAATTAAGAGATTAATTTTGTATTCCTCCCAGAAGAGCTTATATCTGGTGCTTCCAGACATTCGCATTTTCCCCAGTTAGCATTAATCAGCTTAAAGCCACCGAACACCATCCCATCTGCTTTCACTATGAATACTATATACAAAAATCTTATTTCTCGCCTTATACTTGGTCACAGCCAGAGCAGCAAGACAGATTTATtccatctttttcttcccattgatGTGATGAAAAATTGATGTTTTCAACATAGACAGTTGTCCTGCATTCAGATGTCAGTTGTGTAGTTAATCTTTCAGAATAAATATTGCCTGTTCTCACTGGAATATACATGAGGAAAGCAGCCTTCTGAAAGTCTTCATCAACATTTTAGATGCCTTTTAAGAAGCTTCTTCATATTGAAACTGTTCTTGAACAAAGCTGTGTGTCAGGTGATCTGCTAATACCTTGTTCTCTGTTTAACATATTTTTGTGGTTCAGAATGAGAGTGAAAAAGTTGCCCATGATTCTAGCTCTGCACTTAAAAAGGTTCAAATACATGGACCAGCTGCATCGATACACCAAACTCTCCTACCGTGTAGTCTTTCCCTTGGAGCTCCGGCTCTTTAACACTTCAGGAGATGCTACAAATCCTGACAGAATGTATGACCTTGTGGCTGTAGTTGTTCACTGTGGCAGgtatgttggttttgttctttggaCCTTAAATGCCTTTCCTTGAAATTTAAAAGGAGTCTGTCGTCCATGTGCCATATTATAACAGTACAGTGGCTGACAATATGGGAGCAAGCTAAGCAGCATCAGAGCTAGttgtctcaaaatatttttttttaaagtgtttcagtctttttttactactttcttactgttttaaattttgatttctgagTACACAGTGTAAGGTTTACTCTATCACCTTTCAAATATGGTGGCAATTCAAACAAGTTTTTTCTTTGAGCTGTATCAAAGTAAGACCagtctttaaaaaagacaaaaacaacaaCGCCCACCCCCAACCCTACTTTCCAGGaaagttaaatgaaataaaaacaaatattggaaaaacacttattaaaacagaattaaGTTACAGTTCTCATGTTACTACTTGCTAAACCATTGAAATTTTTTTAGAAGCTGGTGCCACCATGTGGAATAAGCTGTGtactgctgatttttaaaaatatccttattcttttaattaaaatttttttgttgtagtGGCTTTAATTCTGTTtctaaaagcaaagatgaaaattTTTTAAGCACTTTTAGGGGAAAAAGCAGtcatggaagggaaaaaaatatttataactacCTTCTGGAAGTGAGAGTTTTAAAGTAGTAAGTTATTACAGCacataaatgttttgaaacatcTTTGTGAGGAGCAAGACAATATAATCAACACACTAATATTACATAGATTTAGTATAAATAAACTACATATAATTCTAGGTGATTTCTGCTGTGGTACAGTTAcgctattttttatttatttttatcattttaagatCTCATCCTATGCATTTTCTTATGTAGATTCTTAATTTGCTATACCTGTAACTATACTTATCTGTTTTAACAATGGTGATTAATAATTCAGATGTATTaaatggctttgtttttttcttctcaaacctGTTGTCTTATATGGGGCTTTTAGGAGTCCTGTGACTCTTCTGGTTTCAGTTCTTACTAGGAACTTACCAAAGGCTTGAGATAAACTATATTTTCTAAACATTTGATTTCTCAgaacttgttttaaatattttgcccTTAtagttttacttttcatttagTTGCCCTAAACAAAGAAGTTTCATTCTGTGGCAGGTAATGTGTTTAAGTATATGAATGATTCTGGAAGGACTAGAGAAGTACTTTCTTTTGCCTAAAACTGATATGAATATAGGTCATTTTAAAGCCTTGTATAGATTCTAAGTAAAAAGTAAAGCTGTGCTTTATCCCCCCGACTGTGTCCCTGGACTGTGCTTTCAGAATTCGAGGTTAGTTGATTGATAGCTCTTAGTTTTCCATCCATATAGCTTATTACCTCAAACCACTGCCTTTTCAGGGCAATCTGCTTGCCTTTACTCTGCAGATCCATCTTCCTTTGATTTAGGTCATTTTGTTGTCCCTTCCCTTCAAGGTAAGCATTCAGGATGTAGGAGATAAAATCAGACTGGGAAACTGCCACCAGAAAAGCAGGAACAGCAATCACAGAAAGCCTGTCTGCAGTCAGCTGTGGGCTAAACCAcactaagaattaaaaaaatatcccctgtgcaaataaaatatttcagacagtTATTAAAATTTTTGAACAGTGGTCAAAATACTCAGCAGTGGTGAATGCAACAGAACAGTGATTGAAATAAttggcttttaattttgtttttttgaaatataTGAATGACTATATGAAATGTTTACAAAATAGTGTATTTTGAATATATTGTATTTGGTAAGTAGcaaagagaaattttaatttgAGCAGTTTGGCAAAGTCCAAGAACCTAAACAATGTTATGAGTATTAGACAACGTTAAGAGCCAGGAAATCTAACTCTGCCAGTAATAGCTAAAATCACCCAGGAGACCAGTGGTCCTACCTTTGTAGCACAAGAGTAATAAGTCTTCaatcctttttttctggcagtggtCCAAATCGTGGACATTATATCACCATTGTGAAGAGCCATGGCTTTTGGTTGCTGTTTGATGATGACATTGTAGAGGTAGGTATGCTATTACATGGTGAAAAGAAGTGTAGACAGCTTCACTCCCCAGCTCTGTTTTTGTGTCTGGGATTAGCTTTTGCACCCATGAAAGTATTTCAGCAAAACCTGTGCACAGAATAGTTCTGgaccttttaaaaagtaaacttcaGCATTTTTGTGCATCTTTGTTATAGAAGTAGTATGGAGAAGGGCAAACAAACACGAGGACTGTATTGACACCTCAGACATGGCGTGTCGTGCACCTGTTCAGGCTGAAATACCACAATTGTCTTATTCAAGATCTGAAATGCTCTTGTTTCAGCCCACCTTTTGGGCTCCTTTTTGTTGTTAACTTGCTTTGTGCTAGTTGCATTTCAGCACTGCATGTAAGAACTTCTAATCTTTTTTTGTAGGCAGTTTTCCCCAACAAATTGAAGTGtagaaaaactataaaaaaaatttaggaGACTGTAATAAGGTCCTGAGAGTATACAAAGATGTTTGGGCTATTTGCAATAATGTTTAAACAGTCTGCTCAAGccaatttttccttgctttccttcctaTACTAACATATCTGTGAAGACTAATatccaaaatatttatatatccATGTATTTCACATAATTAAGCAAATATCAAACCATAGAACAAATGCCACAGTAGAACTGTTTTTCATAGAGATGAAAATGTACTGTTTGCTTCTGAGATCCCATGATTAAGGCCTGATGCTAAATGTCTAAATAGGTACAGCAAAATCCTTGATTTTGTTGAAATAAAGATGATGTAGtacattctcttttttctttttctgttttttttttgtttgtttgtttgtttaaatctttGCTTAGCTTTGAGCATCAGGGCTGATTTCCTGGTGATTTGGATAGCTTGTATGACTATGAACAGTTGCCTTTCTCCCATTATTATATTTTGAGGGttattttcctctgcttctgtcatGGATGAAGTACATAATTGTGTCAGCTAATTTTGGAAGTAGTGttcacttcagtatttttaaatgcaacttttcaCTGTCTTTTCCATCCAGGAAGtaaactttacattttaaaagtagaTGTAAAGTAACCATCTTGTGGTTCTATATTTGTTTTCTATCAGTCATTTCTCTGTTGTATCTTAGCTTTTAGGtcaaaacagaatttctttttatcTGCAAACACTGTTGGCACTTTTGTAGATGTGCCAAAACATAGCTTTTAAATATGCGCTGTCTGTTACTGGGCAATAAATTCAAGGAGCTGTCACAAGTAAGCTAGAATGTAGTTCCTTTCTCCTggagggttggttgtttttttttttttttcctttaagttgcTTTTCTAACTTTAAtcatggctttctttttttaagttcatCTCTTTTACAGAGTTTAtctaaaatgctgtaaaaataaagctctttGATCTGAAATGTCTACTTTTTGTCTTTCCATAGTTCTTTGAGATTTCACTGTCTTGATTAGGATAAGCAATGTAGGCCTGTCCTGTAGCACTACCTCTGCGCCAGCTGTGGATCTGGAAGTTTAAGATTCCATTTCCTGCTAGAAGATTCTCCCTGGCTGGCGTTTGCATGTGTcgtttgttttctgtgaaatgtaGGCTTTGTTTTTCCTACCAGTAGAGGGCATGAGAAATTGCCCATGAGTTTTGCATGAGTCGTTTGAGATCATTGGCCTTTTCTGATGAACAGTTGCTCCTTGACCTTCTTTGGAGAGTGTAGCATAAGGATTCCTTCTGGGTTTGTCCCAGAGGATCTCTTTCCTGACTGTCCATTGTAGCTGCTCCTGCCTTCTAAGTGTGTGAAGCTTACCTCTCGCCTTCATCTGCCTAGGAAGTACcatcctttctctttcctcaacCTTCTAGAACTCACCTGAATTTCTGGCGATGCAGTCATTGAGGAGAACAGGATAGTGGAGGCAGCTCGCTCTTTCCTGATGCTACAGGCTGCTGGAAGAAGTAGCTGCAGTTTTACTCATCTGTTCTCTCTCCCTGCTTAGTCATCAGCTCTTGAGAATTAGTTCCTTACTAGTGCTGTAGGCTATTCACTGAAAAAGTGAAGTAAAGCCGCAACCACTTTTGTCAGTTCCATCTGCTGCCTAAAGAGGTTTAAATACTTACTCTGAACTTGACCAAGTACTATTTTCAAACTGCTTGTGATTGGCCATAAGGTGACACTACAGGAAATCTGTTGCTGTGTATGACATTACAGAGGCTCTCCTCAAAAATGGAgtggcaaaaaacccccaaagcctcAAATCCCCTAAAGCATGAATTCAACATAAGTTTCTGGTTTGAGGGTTAACCACAGGAGCCTTCTACTCTTCAGAGAGAAcctgaaagcagattttttttttttctttcttttttgtttaagctTTGGAAACTTAACATTCTAGGTGTGAACTGGCTACGTAACAAAACAGGTATTAGTCAGCCGACTTCAGAAGATGAGTCCAAGAAGATGTGTACCTGTATACAGATAGTGCAACTGAAAGAGAACACAGGAGAAagctttttccccttaaataCAGTGAAAAAGCTTTGTTGCATTTTTGGCAAGTGATATGAATTAATAGCTCCAAACTGTCAATCGGAAGTAGTTTATCTTTATTACCCACTAAATGTCAGAAGTGGTGAAAtcatatttatttatctatttggATGTGGTTGGAAGGCCAACTTTCAATTAAATTGAAGATAGATGATAATCAAACATACTACAGCATATGTGAAAAGCAACTGCATCAAATCCAGGAGACAGATCAGTCCAAATGGGTTACTGCGCCAAGCAAAATTAATTGAGAAACCTGAGTAAGTGATCTCTGGCTATTAGATCATGATTAGAGTGATACATCACAGTGACAATGTTTATGTGAAATAGAGATGGAAAAGTGTCCATCCAGGGCGTTCTCCAAATTGAGAAAAGGGGGAGAATGATTGTATGTCTTCGCTTAAATATTTGTTTGGAGATTTGCAGCATTCAGCTGAATGCTATGAATGGTATGCAAGAAAAGGATTTTGTTTGGGGAACCTGAATAGTTGTCTGGAAATGAGCAAAGGATATTTAAGCTCAGTTAACAGGAAAAATTTTCTTAATACCAGGTGCGGCTGCAGAATCCTAAAAGTAGTTGCGAAACCGTCAACTGGTTGTTACTCTGAAGCTGCAACTGGGTAAAACTTTGCTGTCCACAATATGTGTGGTCAACTAAAGATGGGAAGAATAGAGGCTATATAATCCTCTTTCAGTTCCACTGTGTTTTCTGTGAATAGTGAAATTAAAGAAGGAAGTCAGTTTTGCCATGATAAAACTATAAATATCTGTAGGATGAATTAATATATGTGAAATGTTTGAGTTGCATTCAAAATGAGTAGTGCAAATAGACTTGATTGCATGGCAAGTTAGTTGgcacttaaaataaaacatgtttgagTTGTCTGCTAAATATATTACAAGGACTGAAGAATgttcttttgctatttttctgttaaaatgagtATCTAACAGTTTGTAGTAGACATTATGTTAATAAATTGTGTGAAAATGCAAAAACCCTCTGTACGGTATTTCAGCTTCTCTGAAGTCCTTGaatggagaagagagaaagacaaaacatCTGTTTGGTTCCcccccattttatttatttatttttttaacagaaagggTTTAACAAAGCTATTCAAGTATTCAAGGGAGAATTTCTGCAGCTCTGTCCTGCGGTTGATGTATCTTCTGGAAGCTTACTGACTATGTCTGTTTTTCTTGTGCTTCAAAAAGGCTGGGAAAAGGATGGCCTAAACTTGCAGGTTGTTTGGCAGTGCCACTTAGAGAAACCAGTGCTTTTGTGTTTGCTGGTGATGCTGAGGTCTGTTCA from Accipiter gentilis chromosome 24, bAccGen1.1, whole genome shotgun sequence includes the following:
- the LOC126050146 gene encoding ubiquitin carboxyl-terminal hydrolase 12-like isoform X4; its protein translation is MSIILAWSIIATQKKKVGVIPPKKFISRLRKENELFDNYMQQDAHEFLNYLLNTIADLLQEEKKQEKQNGKLQNGSIESEEGDKTDLTWVHEIFQGTLTNETRCLNCEAVSSKDEDFLDLSVDVEQNTSITHCLRGFSNTETLCSEYKYYCEQCRSKQEAQKRMRVKKLPMILALHLKRFKYMDQLHRYTKLSYRVVFPLELRLFNTSGDATNPDRMYDLVAVVVHCGSGPNRGHYITIVKSHGFWLLFDDDIVEKIDAQAIEEFYGLTSDISKNSESGYILFYQSRD